A stretch of the Channa argus isolate prfri chromosome 9, Channa argus male v1.0, whole genome shotgun sequence genome encodes the following:
- the raph1a gene encoding ras-associated and pleckstrin homology domains-containing protein 1a isoform X1: MDQLSDEEVEVREEEEEEEEEDSDKEDQDLDKMFGAWLGELDKLTQSLDDGRPERPPEKKAPLRQETNMANFSYRFSIYNIQEALNQGENVDLDALMADLSSIEQELSTINAKPNSGGSMARLGLTDTKVRQKPPAGRSSRQQPAGGSGSSSNSVSGGGGSSGASSSSSSARASPAGTIRAPTGHPGRPALASNFSLDDITAQLEKASLSMDEAARQTSSHSLSSASTYGSATMRRPGSSQRHHRRTGSVGTVSEQEVRSIVHSARSSVTSASGASVNSASSMDSLDSVLRSSESDSQRSSATLSAEGASQSPHNTEHSYLDRETSLILRNIAGKPSHLLTKEEQAAKLKAENIRVALEKIKEAQVKKLVIRVHLSDESSKTMMVDERQTVRQVLDSLLDKSHCGYSPDWSLVETISELQMERIFEDHENLVENLLNWTRDSQNRLMFTERIEKYALFKNPQNYLLGRKETCEMAERNKEALLEECFGGSSVSVPEMEGVLWLKEDGKKSWKKRYFLLRASGIYYVPKGKAKASRDLACFLQLDHVNVYHGQDYKSKYKAPTDYCMVLKHPQIQKKSQYIKYLCCDDIRSLQQWINSIRIAKYGKQLYINFQEAMRRTEAAYDWSSLSSSSIKSGSSSSSLPESQSNHSSQSDSGVSEMTSSSHTRSQSVVSSIFSDAWRRGTQGEMMKIDPISRPIPVQIPSLSPQPLPLSQTPPSRTSYTEDFVQSEDSSPSPPSPPPPPPPPVASVGHQPTPTSSYVKYSTLARLQSQNKSRTQAAGTAPPGLPIQSAKPNYNTLPASYSTSPPLPPSPPPPPPPTAPAPGSAMAALKFGPPSPSALPPPPPPLEQEEPSYLPPPPPETLEANGLPLPPPPEPIPNSCPQLSNTGLQQFLAQKFPNMVYDFSPAVLDDHSPPPPPPAELSPPSSLLALRPLSPNAPPPAPPKNFTIGFPPQTAPKPSGPSSLPIALSPVSPTPLHSGSGQVKKQQSFSTGHSPNQPPPTLPKQHSLSSKNLAISPSSPSSVSIAAATSSLVKQIVNQFPGNAAPSSLPASNSMEGSKFTVPQSPPAVKAKPKWQPGGVAPQSPEFPPPPPDSSLGEFPPPPTSSKTGSPIKKSASSSSTGSTKRGPPPTPQRASSIRSSSSETQEERPKKVESLVNKFGQASQTGTSSSSSSATGSPSKDSSALPPPLPKPGKLNLANLPLALQGLQTSQHHQPSDFPSPPPPPPPTQPLHLETSLDYFPPPPTDSELFPPPPHPSDFHHPPKVAVVNPQPQMQQHQPSATLSLSSSSWKQGSLKKGTIPPPILNQVMVPPPALNRRTSNTTQYDNTTTMPLSPPPLSQTPPPSLSSYSSSSSPVPPTSPKSAGPGSLALKPHFLEDLNRTLKRKSVSRHGSLTSSNLISSSKMEPMGTMDDMALLPPPPPELLQQQQQQQQQGVRGHSHTLSRHHTHSHSTKHANISGYATLRRGPPPAPPKRDQSTKLTSEW, encoded by the exons ATGGATCAGCTGTCggatgaggaggtggaggtcagggaggaggaggaggaggaggaagaggaggacagcGATAAGGAGGACCAGGATCTGGACAAGATGTTTGGAGCCTGGCTGGGAGAGCTCGACAAACTCACACAG AGTCTGGATGATGGTCGCCCCGAGCGCCCCCCTGAGAAGAAGGCCCCCCTCAGGCAGGAAACCAACATGGCCAACTTCTCCTACAGATTCTCCATCTACAACATCCAAG AGGCATTGAACCAGGGGGAGAACGTGGACCTGGACGCTCTCATGGCTGATCTCAGCTCCATCGAGCAGGAGCTAAGCACCATTAACGCCAAACCTAACAGCGGAGGCAGCATGGCTCGACTGGGGTTGACGGACACCAAG gtcCGTCAGAAGCCTCCAGCAGGGCGCAGTAGCAGACAGCAGCCAGCAGGGGGCAGTGGTAGCAGCAGTAACAGCGTGAGTGGTGGGGGGGGCAGCAGCGGGgctagcagtagcagcagcagcgccaGAGCATCACCAGCTGGGACTATCAGAGCTCCCACGGGGCATCCTGGTAGACCTGCGCTGGCTTCTAACTTTAGTCTGGACGACATCACTGCCCAGCTggagaag GCATCTCTCAGCATGGATGAAGCGGCTCGTCAGACCTCCTCCCACTCTCTTAGCTCTGCCTCCACCTATGGATCAGCCACGATGCGACGGCCCGGGTCGTCTCAGCGCCATCATCGACGCACGGGATCAGTCGGCACCGTCAGCGAACAAGAG GTGCGATCTATCGTCCACTCCGCGCGCTCTTCTGTCACCTCTGCATCCGGGGCTTCGGTCAACTCTGCTTCCTCCATGGACTCACTGGACAGTGTTCTCCGCTCCAGCGAATCAGACAGCCAGCGGTCGTCAGCTACGCTCTCGGCCGAAGGAGCCAGTCAAAGTCCTCACAACACAGAG CACTCCTATCTGGACAGGGAAACCTCTCTGATTCTGAGAAACATAGCAGGAAAACCTTCCCACCTGCTGACCAAG gaggaGCAGGCTGCCAAGCTAAAGGCAGAAAATATCCGAGTCGCCCTGGAGAAGATCAAGGAGGCCCAGGTGAAGAAG CTGGTGATTCGTGTTCATTTGTCAGACGAGAGCTCAAAGACCATGATGGTGGATGAGAGACAGACTGTCAGACAG GTTCTGGACAGTTTGCTGGATAAATCTCACTGTGGTTACAGTCCAGACTGGTCCCTGGTGGAAACCATCAGTGAGCTTCAGATGG AGCGGATCTTTGAGGATCACGAAAACCTGGTGGAGAACCTGCTGAACTGGACCCGAGACAGCCAGAACCGCTTGATGTTCACCGAGCGCATCGAGAAATATGCTCTGTTCAAAAACCCCCAG AACTATTTGTTGGGGCGGAAGGAGACGTGCGAGATGGCCGAAAGAAACAAAGAGGCCCTGTTGGag gagtGTTTTGGCGGCAGCTCAGTGTCAGTCCCTGAGATGGAGGGAGTGTTATGGCTGAAAGAAGATGGAAAGAAGTCGTGGAAGAAACGCTATTTCCTGCTGAGGGCCTCCGGCATCTACTACGTCCCCAAGGGAAAGGCCAAG GCATCCAGAGACCTGGCGTGTTTTCTCCAGTTGGATCATGTTAACGTCTACCACGGCCAGGACTACAAGAGCAAGTACAAGGCCCCGACAGACTACTGTATGGTGCTGAAG CACCCTCAGATCCAGAAGAAGTCACAGTACATCAAGTATCTCTGCTGCGATGACATCAGAAGCCTCCAACAGTGGATCAACAGTATTCGCATCGCCAAG TATGGGAAGCAGCTGTACATCAATTTTCAGGAGGCCATGAGGAGGACAGAAGCAGCCTATGACTggtcctccctctcttcttcctcaaTCAAGTCAGGCTCCAGTTCCTCCAGCCTTCCAG AGTCCCAGTCCAACCACTCCAGTCAGTCCGACAGCGGGGTTTCTGAGATGACATCATCGAGCCACACTCGCTCCCAGAGTGTTGTCAGCTCCATTTTCTCCGATGCCTGGAGGCGAGGAACACAAGGAGAG ATGATGAAGATTGACCCCATCAGTAGACCTATCCCTGTCCAGATTCCTTCACTCTCCCCCCAgccccttcctctctctcagaCGCCACCCTCCCGGACCAGCTACACTGAGGACTTTGTCCAATCTGAGGATTCCTCCCCGTCACCGCCttcgcctcctcctcctccacctccacctgttgCAAGTGTGGGCCATCAGCCAACACCTACCTCCTCATATGTCAAATACAGCACCTTGGCTCGCCTGCAGAGCCAGAACAAGTCCAGGACGCAGGCGGCAGGCACTGCCCCACCTGGACTTCCCATCCAGTCTGCAAAACCCAACTACAACACCCTCCCGGCTTCTTACAGTACCTCCCCGCCTTTACCACcatctcctccccctcctcctccaccaacAGCACCAGCTCCAGGCTCAGCAATGGCCGCATTAAAATTTGGTCCACCAAGCCCCTCTGctctcccaccaccaccacccccattGGAGCAAGAGGAGCCCTCCTAcctcccacctcctccaccagAGACCCTGGAAGCCAATGGGTTGCCACTGCCTCCCCCTCCAGAGCCTATCCCCAACTCATGCCCTCAACTCTCCAACACTGGCCTCCAGCAATTCCTGGCACAGAAGTTCCCTAACATGGTGTATGACTTCAGCCCAGCAGTTCTTGATGATCATTCGCCTCCACCCCCGCCTCCAGCAGAgctttctcctccttcctcgCTGCTAGCTCTCAGGCCTCTGTCTCCCAATGCACCCCCTCCTGCACCTCCCAAAAACTTCACTATTGGCTTTCCACCTCAAACGGCTCCCAAACCCTCAGGTCCCTCTTCTCTTCCAATAGCCCTCTCACCTGTGTCACCAACACCACTCCATAGTGGATCTGGGCAAgttaaaaagcaacaaagttTCTCAACAGGTCATTCCCCAAATCAGCCACCTCCCACACTGCCAAAGCAGCACAGCCTCTCTTCCAAAAATCTTgccatctctccctcttcccCTTCTTCCGTCTCCATTGCGGCCGCTACCTCCTCTTTGGTCAAACAGATTGTCAATCAATTCCCAGGAAACGCTGCCCCTTCCTCTTTACCTGCCTCCAATTCCATGGAAGGTTCTAAGTTTACTGTTCCTCAGTCTCCTCCAGCAGTCAAGGCTAAACCAAAGTGGCAGCCAGGTGGTGTGGCTCCACAGTCCCCAGAAttccccccacctcctcctgacAGCTCTCTAGGAGAATTCCCTCCCCCTCCCACTTCATCCAAGACAGGCTCCCCCATAAAGAAGTCAGCTTCCAGCTCATCCACAGGAAGCACCAAGCGAGGGCCACCACCAACCCCACAGAGAGCCTCATCCATCCGGTCCAGTTCAAGTGAGACCCAGGAAGAGAGGCCAAAGAAGGTGGAAAGTCTGGTCAACAAATTTGGCCAAGCTTCTCAGACGGGCACATCGTCCAGCTCCTCCTCAGCAACTGGGTCTCCTTCAAAAGATTCCTCTGCACTCCCACCTCCACTCCCCAAGCCAGGGAAGCTGAATTTGGCAAACCTTCCATTGGCACTTCAGGGGCTGCAAACCAGTCAGCACCATCAGCCTTCTGACTTCCCATCCCCTCCTCCCCCGCCTCCCCCAACTCAGCCTCTTCATCTTGAAACATCCCTGGACTACTTCCCACCTCCCCCTACTGACTCTGAgcttttccctcctcctccccacccTTCTGATTTCCATCACCCCCCAAAGGTTGCGGTGGTGAACCCCCAGCCACAGATGCAGCAACATCAACCGTCGGCAACCTTGTCCTTGTCATCGTCGTCATGGAAGCAAGGCTCTCTGAAAAAGGGGACGATCCCTCCTCCAATACTGAATCAGGTGATGGTTCCTCCTCCAGCACTGAACAGACGAACCAGCAACACAACCCAGTatgacaacacaacaacaatgccCCTCTCGCCGCCTCCTCTGTCTCAGACTCCCCCTCCTTCCCTGTCCTCTtactcttcctcctcatctcctgTTCCCCCCACCTCACCAAAATCAGCAGGACCAGGGTCCCTGGCTCTAAAGCCTCACTTCCTGGAAGATCTCAACCGCACCCTTAAGAGGAAGTCAGTGTCCCGCCACGGCTCACTCACCTCTTCCAACCTCATCTCTTCCTCCAAGATGGAGCCCATGGGTACCATGGATGACATGGCACTCCTCCCGCCACCTCCTCCAGAacttctgcagcagcagcaacaacaacaacaacagggtGTCAGAGGACACTCCCACACTTTGTCTCGCcaccacacacactcccactccACCAAACACGCCAACATCTCAGGCTATGCAACACTGCGGAGAGGTCCACCTCCCGCCCCTCCAAAACGGGACCAAAGCACCAAACTGACGAGTGAGTGGTAG
- the raph1a gene encoding ras-associated and pleckstrin homology domains-containing protein 1a isoform X2, which produces MDQLSDEEVEVREEEEEEEEEDSDKEDQDLDKMFGAWLGELDKLTQSLDDGRPERPPEKKAPLRQETNMANFSYRFSIYNIQEALNQGENVDLDALMADLSSIEQELSTINAKPNSGGSMARLGLTDTKVRQKPPAGRSSRQQPAGGSGSSSNSVSGGGGSSGASSSSSSARASPAGTIRAPTGHPGRPALASNFSLDDITAQLEKASLSMDEAARQTSSHSLSSASTYGSATMRRPGSSQRHHRRTGSVGTVSEQEVRSIVHSARSSVTSASGASVNSASSMDSLDSVLRSSESDSQRSSATLSAEGASQSPHNTEEEQAAKLKAENIRVALEKIKEAQVKKLVIRVHLSDESSKTMMVDERQTVRQVLDSLLDKSHCGYSPDWSLVETISELQMERIFEDHENLVENLLNWTRDSQNRLMFTERIEKYALFKNPQNYLLGRKETCEMAERNKEALLEECFGGSSVSVPEMEGVLWLKEDGKKSWKKRYFLLRASGIYYVPKGKAKASRDLACFLQLDHVNVYHGQDYKSKYKAPTDYCMVLKHPQIQKKSQYIKYLCCDDIRSLQQWINSIRIAKYGKQLYINFQEAMRRTEAAYDWSSLSSSSIKSGSSSSSLPESQSNHSSQSDSGVSEMTSSSHTRSQSVVSSIFSDAWRRGTQGEMMKIDPISRPIPVQIPSLSPQPLPLSQTPPSRTSYTEDFVQSEDSSPSPPSPPPPPPPPVASVGHQPTPTSSYVKYSTLARLQSQNKSRTQAAGTAPPGLPIQSAKPNYNTLPASYSTSPPLPPSPPPPPPPTAPAPGSAMAALKFGPPSPSALPPPPPPLEQEEPSYLPPPPPETLEANGLPLPPPPEPIPNSCPQLSNTGLQQFLAQKFPNMVYDFSPAVLDDHSPPPPPPAELSPPSSLLALRPLSPNAPPPAPPKNFTIGFPPQTAPKPSGPSSLPIALSPVSPTPLHSGSGQVKKQQSFSTGHSPNQPPPTLPKQHSLSSKNLAISPSSPSSVSIAAATSSLVKQIVNQFPGNAAPSSLPASNSMEGSKFTVPQSPPAVKAKPKWQPGGVAPQSPEFPPPPPDSSLGEFPPPPTSSKTGSPIKKSASSSSTGSTKRGPPPTPQRASSIRSSSSETQEERPKKVESLVNKFGQASQTGTSSSSSSATGSPSKDSSALPPPLPKPGKLNLANLPLALQGLQTSQHHQPSDFPSPPPPPPPTQPLHLETSLDYFPPPPTDSELFPPPPHPSDFHHPPKVAVVNPQPQMQQHQPSATLSLSSSSWKQGSLKKGTIPPPILNQVMVPPPALNRRTSNTTQYDNTTTMPLSPPPLSQTPPPSLSSYSSSSSPVPPTSPKSAGPGSLALKPHFLEDLNRTLKRKSVSRHGSLTSSNLISSSKMEPMGTMDDMALLPPPPPELLQQQQQQQQQGVRGHSHTLSRHHTHSHSTKHANISGYATLRRGPPPAPPKRDQSTKLTSEW; this is translated from the exons ATGGATCAGCTGTCggatgaggaggtggaggtcagggaggaggaggaggaggaggaagaggaggacagcGATAAGGAGGACCAGGATCTGGACAAGATGTTTGGAGCCTGGCTGGGAGAGCTCGACAAACTCACACAG AGTCTGGATGATGGTCGCCCCGAGCGCCCCCCTGAGAAGAAGGCCCCCCTCAGGCAGGAAACCAACATGGCCAACTTCTCCTACAGATTCTCCATCTACAACATCCAAG AGGCATTGAACCAGGGGGAGAACGTGGACCTGGACGCTCTCATGGCTGATCTCAGCTCCATCGAGCAGGAGCTAAGCACCATTAACGCCAAACCTAACAGCGGAGGCAGCATGGCTCGACTGGGGTTGACGGACACCAAG gtcCGTCAGAAGCCTCCAGCAGGGCGCAGTAGCAGACAGCAGCCAGCAGGGGGCAGTGGTAGCAGCAGTAACAGCGTGAGTGGTGGGGGGGGCAGCAGCGGGgctagcagtagcagcagcagcgccaGAGCATCACCAGCTGGGACTATCAGAGCTCCCACGGGGCATCCTGGTAGACCTGCGCTGGCTTCTAACTTTAGTCTGGACGACATCACTGCCCAGCTggagaag GCATCTCTCAGCATGGATGAAGCGGCTCGTCAGACCTCCTCCCACTCTCTTAGCTCTGCCTCCACCTATGGATCAGCCACGATGCGACGGCCCGGGTCGTCTCAGCGCCATCATCGACGCACGGGATCAGTCGGCACCGTCAGCGAACAAGAG GTGCGATCTATCGTCCACTCCGCGCGCTCTTCTGTCACCTCTGCATCCGGGGCTTCGGTCAACTCTGCTTCCTCCATGGACTCACTGGACAGTGTTCTCCGCTCCAGCGAATCAGACAGCCAGCGGTCGTCAGCTACGCTCTCGGCCGAAGGAGCCAGTCAAAGTCCTCACAACACAGAG gaggaGCAGGCTGCCAAGCTAAAGGCAGAAAATATCCGAGTCGCCCTGGAGAAGATCAAGGAGGCCCAGGTGAAGAAG CTGGTGATTCGTGTTCATTTGTCAGACGAGAGCTCAAAGACCATGATGGTGGATGAGAGACAGACTGTCAGACAG GTTCTGGACAGTTTGCTGGATAAATCTCACTGTGGTTACAGTCCAGACTGGTCCCTGGTGGAAACCATCAGTGAGCTTCAGATGG AGCGGATCTTTGAGGATCACGAAAACCTGGTGGAGAACCTGCTGAACTGGACCCGAGACAGCCAGAACCGCTTGATGTTCACCGAGCGCATCGAGAAATATGCTCTGTTCAAAAACCCCCAG AACTATTTGTTGGGGCGGAAGGAGACGTGCGAGATGGCCGAAAGAAACAAAGAGGCCCTGTTGGag gagtGTTTTGGCGGCAGCTCAGTGTCAGTCCCTGAGATGGAGGGAGTGTTATGGCTGAAAGAAGATGGAAAGAAGTCGTGGAAGAAACGCTATTTCCTGCTGAGGGCCTCCGGCATCTACTACGTCCCCAAGGGAAAGGCCAAG GCATCCAGAGACCTGGCGTGTTTTCTCCAGTTGGATCATGTTAACGTCTACCACGGCCAGGACTACAAGAGCAAGTACAAGGCCCCGACAGACTACTGTATGGTGCTGAAG CACCCTCAGATCCAGAAGAAGTCACAGTACATCAAGTATCTCTGCTGCGATGACATCAGAAGCCTCCAACAGTGGATCAACAGTATTCGCATCGCCAAG TATGGGAAGCAGCTGTACATCAATTTTCAGGAGGCCATGAGGAGGACAGAAGCAGCCTATGACTggtcctccctctcttcttcctcaaTCAAGTCAGGCTCCAGTTCCTCCAGCCTTCCAG AGTCCCAGTCCAACCACTCCAGTCAGTCCGACAGCGGGGTTTCTGAGATGACATCATCGAGCCACACTCGCTCCCAGAGTGTTGTCAGCTCCATTTTCTCCGATGCCTGGAGGCGAGGAACACAAGGAGAG ATGATGAAGATTGACCCCATCAGTAGACCTATCCCTGTCCAGATTCCTTCACTCTCCCCCCAgccccttcctctctctcagaCGCCACCCTCCCGGACCAGCTACACTGAGGACTTTGTCCAATCTGAGGATTCCTCCCCGTCACCGCCttcgcctcctcctcctccacctccacctgttgCAAGTGTGGGCCATCAGCCAACACCTACCTCCTCATATGTCAAATACAGCACCTTGGCTCGCCTGCAGAGCCAGAACAAGTCCAGGACGCAGGCGGCAGGCACTGCCCCACCTGGACTTCCCATCCAGTCTGCAAAACCCAACTACAACACCCTCCCGGCTTCTTACAGTACCTCCCCGCCTTTACCACcatctcctccccctcctcctccaccaacAGCACCAGCTCCAGGCTCAGCAATGGCCGCATTAAAATTTGGTCCACCAAGCCCCTCTGctctcccaccaccaccacccccattGGAGCAAGAGGAGCCCTCCTAcctcccacctcctccaccagAGACCCTGGAAGCCAATGGGTTGCCACTGCCTCCCCCTCCAGAGCCTATCCCCAACTCATGCCCTCAACTCTCCAACACTGGCCTCCAGCAATTCCTGGCACAGAAGTTCCCTAACATGGTGTATGACTTCAGCCCAGCAGTTCTTGATGATCATTCGCCTCCACCCCCGCCTCCAGCAGAgctttctcctccttcctcgCTGCTAGCTCTCAGGCCTCTGTCTCCCAATGCACCCCCTCCTGCACCTCCCAAAAACTTCACTATTGGCTTTCCACCTCAAACGGCTCCCAAACCCTCAGGTCCCTCTTCTCTTCCAATAGCCCTCTCACCTGTGTCACCAACACCACTCCATAGTGGATCTGGGCAAgttaaaaagcaacaaagttTCTCAACAGGTCATTCCCCAAATCAGCCACCTCCCACACTGCCAAAGCAGCACAGCCTCTCTTCCAAAAATCTTgccatctctccctcttcccCTTCTTCCGTCTCCATTGCGGCCGCTACCTCCTCTTTGGTCAAACAGATTGTCAATCAATTCCCAGGAAACGCTGCCCCTTCCTCTTTACCTGCCTCCAATTCCATGGAAGGTTCTAAGTTTACTGTTCCTCAGTCTCCTCCAGCAGTCAAGGCTAAACCAAAGTGGCAGCCAGGTGGTGTGGCTCCACAGTCCCCAGAAttccccccacctcctcctgacAGCTCTCTAGGAGAATTCCCTCCCCCTCCCACTTCATCCAAGACAGGCTCCCCCATAAAGAAGTCAGCTTCCAGCTCATCCACAGGAAGCACCAAGCGAGGGCCACCACCAACCCCACAGAGAGCCTCATCCATCCGGTCCAGTTCAAGTGAGACCCAGGAAGAGAGGCCAAAGAAGGTGGAAAGTCTGGTCAACAAATTTGGCCAAGCTTCTCAGACGGGCACATCGTCCAGCTCCTCCTCAGCAACTGGGTCTCCTTCAAAAGATTCCTCTGCACTCCCACCTCCACTCCCCAAGCCAGGGAAGCTGAATTTGGCAAACCTTCCATTGGCACTTCAGGGGCTGCAAACCAGTCAGCACCATCAGCCTTCTGACTTCCCATCCCCTCCTCCCCCGCCTCCCCCAACTCAGCCTCTTCATCTTGAAACATCCCTGGACTACTTCCCACCTCCCCCTACTGACTCTGAgcttttccctcctcctccccacccTTCTGATTTCCATCACCCCCCAAAGGTTGCGGTGGTGAACCCCCAGCCACAGATGCAGCAACATCAACCGTCGGCAACCTTGTCCTTGTCATCGTCGTCATGGAAGCAAGGCTCTCTGAAAAAGGGGACGATCCCTCCTCCAATACTGAATCAGGTGATGGTTCCTCCTCCAGCACTGAACAGACGAACCAGCAACACAACCCAGTatgacaacacaacaacaatgccCCTCTCGCCGCCTCCTCTGTCTCAGACTCCCCCTCCTTCCCTGTCCTCTtactcttcctcctcatctcctgTTCCCCCCACCTCACCAAAATCAGCAGGACCAGGGTCCCTGGCTCTAAAGCCTCACTTCCTGGAAGATCTCAACCGCACCCTTAAGAGGAAGTCAGTGTCCCGCCACGGCTCACTCACCTCTTCCAACCTCATCTCTTCCTCCAAGATGGAGCCCATGGGTACCATGGATGACATGGCACTCCTCCCGCCACCTCCTCCAGAacttctgcagcagcagcaacaacaacaacaacagggtGTCAGAGGACACTCCCACACTTTGTCTCGCcaccacacacactcccactccACCAAACACGCCAACATCTCAGGCTATGCAACACTGCGGAGAGGTCCACCTCCCGCCCCTCCAAAACGGGACCAAAGCACCAAACTGACGAGTGAGTGGTAG